In one window of Helianthus annuus cultivar XRQ/B chromosome 17, HanXRQr2.0-SUNRISE, whole genome shotgun sequence DNA:
- the LOC110914610 gene encoding uncharacterized protein LOC110914610: protein MSTTNSELSALTQQQELDSKLGTTTRIPRLTNANDFPEWKWRFEQHLKVKDYKLWRSILRGPREIMMESPTEPEVKVKKPRDQYTEDDLLIVEEDDRALSYLTMGLGPNIAMGFRTCKSAKELWDSLVEVYEGNEDMKESRRNLLQQNFNNFNHIYGETVDNQIQRFVKLVTQMQMEEIHTTNASTNRQLLNALPKSWDHHVAMIKKTKDLARCTLSEMISHIKACELDDKQRETNYKNSMLAAGFSIAPTASSDSNTALLSQGGFQMFRNTKPAPTSANVYNSGSSTQASPASAGKTSAAPSVSVASNEMVAFFSRQSKENLEIAASVINCMNAFASGNLDPPKFSMDDLDQIHPEDVEEMDITWQMAMAAFRAKNFVRKTGKNKWQNLKFTGPVKMPFEYRCYNCHEQGHLARNCTKPKVNDEQTPAQPAAPVTPNRERALVTTTGVPADSVNSGSPQVGLAQALVVQPDSPFDWSSEIERLNISAPENQATPSNIAFMASNASVSDDVKAAQEEESSAENFAFMTQILSAPVKGLTKEEIKYLK from the exons ATGTCAACCACCAACAGTGAATTGTCTGCTTTAACTCAGCAACAAGAATTGGATTCAAAGCTAGGAACCACAACGCGTATTCCACGTTTAACTAATGCTAATGactttcccgagtggaaatggcgATTTGAACAGCATCTGAAAGTTAAAGACTACAAGCTATGGCGCAGCATATTGAGAGGACCAAGAGAGATCATGATGGAAAGCCCTACTGAACCTGAAGTCAAAGTAAAGAAGCCTCGTGATCAATACACGGAAGATGATCTGcttattgttgaagaagatgatagaGCTCTTTCTTATCTGACCATGGGTTTGGGTCCAAACATTGCTATGGGATTTCGCACTTGTAAATCTGCCAAGGAACTTTGGGACTCTCTGGTGGAAGTGTATGAAGGTAATGAGGACATGAAAGAAAGCAGAAGGAACTTGCTGCAACAGaatttcaacaacttcaaccatatttatggtgaaacagTGGATAATCAGATCCAAAGGTTTGTCAAGCTGGTGActcaaatgcaaatggaagaaattcaCACCACAAATGCTTCGACAAATAGGCAACTTCTCAATGCATTACCCAAGAGCtgggatcatcatgttgctaTGATAAAGAAAACAAAAGATCTTGCAAGATGCACCCTGTCTGAGATGATCTCGCATATTAAAGCTTGTGAATTGGATGACAAGCAGAGAGAGACTAACTACAAGAACAGTATGCTGGCTGCCGGTTTTTCTATAGCCCCCACTGCATCCAGTGACAGCAATACAGCTCTTCTGTCTCAAGGAGGATTCCAAATGTTTCGCAATACTAAACCTGCTCCCACTTCAGCAAATGTCTACAACTCAGGGTCTTCCACTCAAGCTTCCCCTGCAAGTGCTGGAAAGACTTCTGCTGCACCTTCTGTTTCTGTTGCTAGCAATGAAATGGTTGCTTTCTTCTCTAGGCAGTCAAaggaaaatcttgaaattgcagcATCTGTCATAAATTGCATGAACGCCTTTGCTTCGGGAAATCTTGACCCTCCTAAGTTTTCCATGGATGATTTGGATCAAATTCATCCAGAGGATGTGGAAGAAATGGATATCACGTGGCAGATGGCTATGGCGGCTTTTAGAGCTAAAAACTTTGTGAGGAAGACAGGGAAAAACAAATGGCAAAATCTTAAGTTCACAGGACCCGTAAAGATGCCGTTTGAATATCGTTGTTATAATTGTCATGAACAGGGTCATTTGGCTAGAAACTGTACGAAACCCAAGGTGAATGATGAACAAACTCCAGCTCAGCCTGCTGCTCCTGTTACACCAAATCGAGAAAGAGCCCTTGTGACTACAACTGGTGTGCCTGCTGATAGTGTCAACAGTGGAAGCCCACAAGTGGGATTGGCCCAAGCTTTGGTGGTTCAGCCTGATTCGCCTTTTGACTGGAGTTCAGAGATCGAAAGATTAAACATTTCAGCTCCTGAGAATCAAGCCACCCCAAGCAATATCGCTTTCATGGCCAGCAATGCTTCTGTGAGTGACGATGTGAAGGCTGCACAGGAGGAGGAGTCGTCAGCTGAAAACTTCGCCTTCATGACTCAAATTCTGTCAGCTCCGGTTAAgggtctcaccaaagaagag ATAAAGTACCTGAAGTGA